From one Perca flavescens isolate YP-PL-M2 chromosome 4, PFLA_1.0, whole genome shotgun sequence genomic stretch:
- the snai1a gene encoding snail family zinc finger 1a → MPRSFLVKNYFAKQKPNYSELECQNDTSLERYPLAELSSGDNTSTATCLTTGLVWDLSVLPALYLPTSQTEPSANPGPLDLSSPSSLSSSASSCGEEDEGRTSDPPSPEPVHTYAPRQRMKCTGVMPISPPEEEEETEAPVTAARPAFLCKHCPKEYTSLGALKMHIRSHTLPCVCTTCGKAFSRPWLLRGHIRTHTGERPFSCPHCNRAFADRSNLRAHLQTHAEVKKYQCGVCSRTFSRMSLLQKHSSSGCSSSMV, encoded by the exons ATGCCTCGATCTTTCTTGGTCAAAAATTACTTCGCGAAACAAAAGCCAAACTACAGTGAACTGGAATGTCAGAATG ACACTTCACTGGAGAGGTATCCTTTGGCAGAGCTCTCATCAGGGGACAACACCTCTACAGCCACCTGCCTCACAACAGGTCTGGTGTGGGACCTAAGTGTCCTGCCCGCCCTCTACCTGCCCACCTCCCAAACAGAGCCCTCTGCCAACCCAGGACCCCTGGACCTCAGCTCCCCTTCCAGCCTCAGCAGCAGCGCCAGCAGTTGtggagaggaggatgaaggaCGCACCTCAGATCCCCCCAGCCCCGAACCTGTACACACGTATGCCCCTCGCCAGCGGATGAAATGCACCGGCGTTATGCCTATCAGTCcccctgaggaggaggaggagacagaggcCCCCGTCACAGCAGCAAGGCCAGCCTTTCTCTGCAAACACTGCCCCAAAGAGTACACCAGCCTCGGGGCTCTGAAGATGCACATCCGCTCACACACCCTGCCCTGTGTGTGTACCACCTGTGGAAAGGCTTTCTCCAGGCCGTGGCTGCTGCGCGGCCACAtccgcacacacacag GTGAGCGCCCTTTCTCCTGCCCCCACTGCAACCGGGCCTTCGCTGACCGCTCCAACCTGCGGGCTCATCTGCAGACCCACGCTGAGGTGAAGAAGTACCAGTGTGGCGTCTGCTCTCGCACCTTCAGCCGCATGTCGCTGCTGCAGAAACACAGCTCCTCCGGGTGCAGCTCCTCCATGGTGTGA